A window of the Acidobacteriota bacterium genome harbors these coding sequences:
- the tilS gene encoding tRNA lysidine(34) synthetase TilS gives MSDPFEQHLLGYIKRHELASPGETLVLALSGGPDSTALALSLRSLRQALQISLAAFHLNHGLRGQESDEDESFVRHLCRRLEVPLKVARADVRRLAREQQLNLEACARQVRYSLLAESSEQEDGQVTAATGHNQDDQAETLLLRLMRGAGVEGLACMRPLKRFRHPPGLTLVRPLLDTSRLHVVDYLKRQGQDYRYDSSNSDLRLDRIWVRRRLRPLLEERINPSLAPVLARSAALLEEVDDWLGRQAEDFLDSNFSRQEDEWVLEIEPWSRLHPALQGEVLRRAWTRSAEQSPEQPPQETGTAPAMQLLQARFQQVEQMKRVAAQPSGGEVHLAEGWRMLAEVGTLRFTRRSPVPPFQRTVSVPGQAAIAEIGRSLHLIRCPQARQSASARVVLRLPEERVLVRNRRPGDRFQPAGAEREHKLKELLQEARVPRSRRDSLILLQSGDVLLWVEGLAPRADRVADADDSEAVAVLLDEDGKPSAEEKDDDR, from the coding sequence ATGAGCGATCCCTTCGAACAACACCTGCTGGGATACATCAAAAGACACGAACTGGCATCCCCCGGAGAGACCTTGGTGCTGGCTCTCTCGGGCGGTCCCGATTCCACCGCTCTGGCGCTCTCTCTGCGTTCGCTGCGCCAGGCCCTGCAGATCTCCCTCGCGGCCTTTCATCTCAACCATGGCTTGCGCGGCCAGGAATCGGACGAGGACGAAAGCTTCGTTCGTCATCTGTGCCGCCGTCTGGAGGTGCCCCTCAAGGTGGCCCGCGCCGATGTGCGGCGGCTGGCCCGGGAGCAGCAGCTCAACCTGGAGGCCTGCGCCCGCCAGGTCCGTTATTCGCTGCTGGCCGAGAGCAGCGAGCAGGAGGACGGTCAGGTCACGGCCGCCACCGGACACAACCAGGACGATCAAGCCGAGACGCTGCTGCTGCGGCTGATGCGGGGCGCCGGGGTGGAGGGGCTGGCCTGCATGCGTCCGCTCAAGCGCTTCCGCCATCCGCCCGGATTGACGTTGGTGCGTCCGCTTCTCGATACTTCCCGCCTGCACGTCGTGGACTACCTCAAGCGCCAGGGACAGGACTACCGCTACGATTCCAGCAACAGCGATTTGCGGCTGGACCGGATCTGGGTACGCCGCCGCCTGCGTCCGCTGTTGGAGGAGCGCATCAATCCCTCGTTGGCGCCGGTGCTGGCCCGCAGCGCCGCCTTGCTGGAGGAGGTGGACGACTGGCTGGGACGTCAGGCTGAGGACTTTCTCGATTCCAACTTCTCGCGCCAGGAGGACGAGTGGGTGCTGGAGATCGAACCCTGGAGCCGCCTGCACCCGGCCTTGCAGGGCGAGGTCTTGAGGCGGGCCTGGACCCGCAGTGCAGAACAGAGTCCGGAGCAGCCGCCTCAGGAGACGGGCACCGCTCCGGCCATGCAACTGCTGCAAGCCCGCTTCCAGCAGGTGGAGCAGATGAAGCGGGTAGCCGCTCAGCCCTCGGGCGGCGAGGTGCACCTGGCCGAGGGATGGAGAATGCTGGCCGAGGTGGGCACGCTTCGCTTTACCCGCCGCTCTCCCGTCCCGCCCTTTCAGCGGACCGTCTCCGTGCCGGGGCAGGCGGCCATCGCGGAAATCGGACGCAGCCTGCACCTGATTCGCTGTCCCCAAGCCCGCCAGTCAGCCTCGGCCCGGGTGGTCTTGCGCCTTCCCGAAGAGCGCGTCCTGGTGCGCAACCGGCGTCCCGGCGACCGCTTTCAACCCGCGGGCGCCGAGCGCGAGCACAAGCTCAAGGAACTTCTGCAGGAGGCGCGGGTTCCCAGAAGCCGTCGCGATTCCCTAATCCTTTTGCAGTCCGGCGACGTCTTATTGTGGGTAGAGGGGCTGGCGCCGCGTGCCGATCGTGTGGCCGACGCCGATGATTCCGAGGCCGTGGCCGTCCTCCTTGACGAGGACGGAAAACCCTCGGCTGAAGAGAAAGACGACGACAGGTGA
- the ftsH gene encoding ATP-dependent zinc metalloprotease FtsH, translating into MNSTAKNAFLWIFIIVAAIALWQLLASMNSGSPEELSYTRFMEYVEEGAIKSDPSNPVKIEGNRVEGYYVNPSSPETDGQPFKAYIPADGAADVGNQLRDKGAFVQFADQDEGGWMVFFLTSWFPILLFVGFWIFLMRQMQAGGNRALSFGRSRARLTTNQQKKVTFKDVAGVDEAKEELQEIVEFLKEPQKFQKLGGRIPKGVLLIGPPGTGKTLLARAIAGEANVPFFSISGSDFVEMFVGVGASRVRDLFEQGKKHAPCIIFIDEIDAVGRHRGAGLGGGHDEREQTLNQLLVEMDGFESNEGVILIAATNRPDVLDPALLRPGRFDRQVVVSLPDIRGREGILKVHTRRIPLNDSVDLSVLARGTPGFSGAQLANMVNEAALIAARHNRKAVIMYDFEEAKDKVLMGKERRSMIMSEDEKRNTAYHEAGHALVAYILPEADPLHKVTIIPRGRAMGVTMQLPEEDKYNYSREYMQNRLAILLAGRIAEEEFLNTCTTGASDDFKRVTELSRRMVCEWGMSEEMGPLTYGRKEEQIFLGRDIQTQQDYSEATAIKIDTEVRNLVNKGYQEARSILREHKDGLVRLAEALLQYETLNGKEIEAAIKGESIKRDDGGSSAPAQVEESSREEKSKGEKPLPPLVNPNDSPAPA; encoded by the coding sequence CTGAATTCAACTGCCAAGAATGCCTTTCTTTGGATCTTCATAATCGTGGCGGCCATCGCCCTGTGGCAACTGCTGGCTTCCATGAACAGCGGAAGCCCCGAGGAGTTGTCTTACACGCGCTTCATGGAGTACGTGGAAGAGGGCGCCATCAAGAGCGATCCCAGCAATCCCGTCAAGATTGAAGGCAACCGCGTCGAGGGCTACTACGTCAACCCCTCGTCTCCCGAGACCGACGGGCAACCTTTCAAAGCCTATATTCCGGCTGACGGAGCGGCCGACGTGGGTAATCAGTTGCGCGACAAAGGGGCTTTTGTCCAGTTCGCCGATCAGGACGAGGGAGGCTGGATGGTCTTCTTCTTGACCTCCTGGTTCCCCATTCTGCTCTTTGTGGGCTTCTGGATCTTCCTCATGCGCCAGATGCAGGCGGGCGGGAACCGGGCCCTCTCCTTCGGACGCAGCCGCGCCCGGCTGACCACCAATCAGCAGAAGAAAGTCACCTTCAAGGACGTGGCCGGGGTGGACGAAGCCAAGGAAGAGTTGCAGGAAATCGTCGAGTTCCTGAAAGAGCCTCAGAAGTTCCAGAAACTGGGCGGACGCATTCCCAAGGGCGTCCTCCTCATCGGCCCTCCAGGCACGGGAAAAACTCTGCTGGCCCGCGCCATTGCCGGTGAAGCCAACGTGCCTTTCTTCAGCATTTCCGGCTCCGACTTCGTGGAGATGTTCGTGGGCGTGGGCGCCAGCCGCGTGCGCGACCTCTTCGAGCAGGGCAAAAAGCACGCTCCCTGCATCATCTTCATCGACGAAATCGACGCCGTGGGCCGCCACCGGGGCGCCGGACTGGGCGGCGGACACGACGAACGCGAACAGACCCTCAACCAGTTGCTGGTTGAGATGGACGGCTTCGAATCCAACGAGGGCGTCATCCTCATCGCCGCCACCAACCGTCCCGACGTGCTTGATCCCGCCTTGCTGCGTCCCGGACGCTTTGACCGCCAGGTTGTCGTCAGCCTCCCCGACATCCGGGGACGCGAGGGCATCCTCAAGGTTCACACCCGCCGTATTCCCCTCAACGACAGCGTCGACCTCTCCGTGCTGGCCCGCGGCACGCCTGGATTCTCGGGCGCTCAACTGGCCAACATGGTCAACGAGGCGGCCCTGATCGCCGCCCGTCACAACCGCAAGGCCGTGATCATGTACGACTTCGAAGAGGCCAAGGACAAGGTCTTGATGGGCAAGGAACGGCGTTCCATGATCATGTCCGAGGACGAGAAGCGCAACACCGCCTATCACGAGGCCGGTCACGCCCTGGTCGCCTACATACTGCCGGAAGCCGACCCCCTGCATAAGGTCACCATCATTCCCCGCGGCCGGGCCATGGGCGTCACCATGCAATTGCCCGAGGAAGACAAGTACAACTACAGCCGCGAATACATGCAGAACCGCCTCGCCATCCTGCTGGCCGGACGCATCGCCGAGGAAGAGTTCCTCAACACTTGCACCACCGGCGCCTCAGACGACTTTAAGCGGGTGACCGAGTTGTCGCGCAGGATGGTCTGCGAATGGGGCATGAGCGAGGAGATGGGACCCTTGACCTATGGGCGCAAGGAAGAGCAGATCTTCCTGGGACGCGACATCCAGACCCAACAGGACTACAGCGAGGCCACCGCCATCAAGATCGACACCGAGGTGCGCAATCTGGTCAACAAGGGCTACCAGGAAGCCCGCTCCATACTGCGCGAGCACAAGGACGGCCTGGTGCGTCTGGCCGAGGCCCTGTTGCAGTACGAGACGCTCAACGGCAAAGAGATCGAAGCGGCCATCAAGGGCGAGAGCATCAAGCGCGACGACGGCGGATCCTCGGCCCCGGCCCAGGTTGAAGAGAGCTCCCGCGAGGAGAAGAGCAAGGGCGAGAAGCCCCTCCCGCCGTTGGTCAATCCCAACGACAGTCCCGCACCCGCCTAA
- the folP gene encoding dihydropteroate synthase: MNQDPLRRPRFSLQTRGRTIELGERTLVVGVLNLTPDSFFDGGLYQGRDKALQRARQMVDQGADLIDIGAESSRPGADPVSQQEEMRRLLPVLEALRSHLAIPLMVDTYKAEVARAAAAAGADLINDISAFRLDSQMAQVVAESGVGCVLMHMRGTPADMQKRAPSPDILSDIDCYFEHALAEASAEGIGHDRIILDPGIGFGKTVHDNLLILNRLSFLRRFSLPILVGTSRKSFIGKILDLPVEERLLGSAASAAAALMRGAHLVRVHDVAAMRQVADIVDAILREREGE; this comes from the coding sequence ATGAACCAGGACCCACTTCGGCGACCTCGCTTCAGTCTGCAAACCCGCGGGCGGACCATTGAACTGGGCGAGCGAACGCTGGTAGTGGGCGTCCTCAACCTGACTCCCGACTCTTTCTTCGACGGCGGGCTCTATCAGGGTCGCGACAAGGCCCTGCAAAGAGCCCGCCAGATGGTCGACCAGGGCGCCGACTTGATCGACATCGGCGCCGAGTCCTCCCGCCCCGGCGCCGACCCCGTTTCCCAGCAGGAAGAAATGCGGCGCCTGCTCCCCGTTCTGGAAGCCTTGCGCAGCCACCTCGCCATTCCCCTCATGGTCGATACCTACAAGGCCGAGGTGGCCCGCGCCGCGGCGGCCGCCGGGGCTGATCTGATCAACGACATCAGCGCCTTCCGCCTTGATTCGCAAATGGCCCAGGTGGTGGCCGAAAGCGGCGTCGGCTGCGTGCTCATGCACATGCGCGGAACTCCCGCAGACATGCAGAAAAGAGCCCCCAGTCCCGACATCCTTTCGGACATCGATTGCTACTTCGAACACGCCCTTGCAGAAGCCTCCGCAGAAGGGATCGGCCATGATAGAATCATCCTTGATCCCGGCATCGGTTTCGGCAAGACCGTGCATGATAATCTGCTGATACTCAACAGGTTGTCGTTTCTCAGGCGGTTCTCGCTGCCGATCCTGGTAGGGACGTCCCGCAAGAGCTTCATCGGCAAGATTTTAGATCTGCCGGTCGAAGAAAGGCTGCTGGGTTCGGCCGCCTCGGCAGCCGCCGCCCTGATGCGCGGTGCTCACCTGGTCCGAGTGCACGACGTAGCAGCCATGAGACAAGTCGCCGACATCGTAGACGCCATCCTCCGGGAAAGAGAGGGAGAGTGA
- the cdaA gene encoding diadenylate cyclase CdaA, producing MAEFIEAFTRIGWVDVLDVLVAGFLIYQVLLLIRGTRGWQMSLGAAALLLFYYLTRALNMQTVGLFLDYFITYFIFALIVIFQSEIRQGLIRLGRGSFLKRFFENAPPMRYDEVVLAATTLSSQRIGGLVVIEREIGLKNYIESGIRLDAALTYDLLVTIFNPKSPLHDGAVILSGDRIAAAGCFLPLTLDPYLSKELGTRHRAAIGISRETDAVAVVVSEETGKISLVVDREMTRGLDGPRLLKLLKRHLEPTVKEGGTEETAEKKPKAEKKIKTQPKSKKAARAHAMTEGGEAPSSSS from the coding sequence ATGGCAGAGTTCATCGAGGCCTTCACGCGAATCGGATGGGTCGACGTCCTGGACGTCTTGGTGGCCGGCTTCCTGATCTATCAGGTGTTGCTGTTGATCCGCGGCACGCGCGGATGGCAGATGTCTCTGGGCGCCGCAGCTTTGCTCCTTTTCTACTATCTGACGCGGGCCCTCAACATGCAGACGGTGGGGCTCTTTCTCGACTACTTCATCACTTACTTCATCTTCGCCCTCATCGTCATCTTCCAGTCCGAGATCCGCCAGGGACTGATCCGTCTAGGACGGGGCAGTTTCCTCAAGCGCTTCTTCGAGAACGCACCGCCCATGCGCTACGACGAGGTCGTTCTGGCGGCCACTACTCTGTCCAGCCAGCGCATCGGCGGACTGGTCGTGATCGAGCGGGAGATCGGACTCAAGAACTACATCGAAAGCGGAATCCGCTTGGATGCCGCCCTCACCTATGACCTCCTGGTGACCATTTTCAATCCCAAGTCCCCTCTTCACGACGGGGCCGTGATTCTGAGCGGCGATCGCATCGCGGCTGCCGGCTGCTTTTTGCCGCTCACGCTCGATCCTTACTTGAGCAAGGAACTGGGGACCCGCCACCGGGCCGCCATCGGCATTTCGCGGGAGACCGATGCCGTGGCGGTGGTGGTATCCGAAGAGACCGGCAAGATCTCCCTGGTCGTCGATCGCGAGATGACGCGGGGACTCGACGGCCCCCGTCTGCTCAAGCTGCTGAAAAGGCATCTGGAGCCTACCGTCAAGGAGGGCGGCACAGAGGAAACGGCTGAGAAGAAGCCTAAGGCCGAAAAGAAGATCAAGACTCAACCTAAAAGCAAGAAAGCCGCCAGGGCTCACGCCATGACGGAAGGCGGCGAAGCCCCCTCCTCTTCTTCCTGA
- a CDS encoding CdaR family protein — translation MINWREWITNNTGLKLLSLLLAVMLWFQVASRQIVERDISMPVEYVNLPDHLAIANDPPRRVDVRVRSPRNLTGDDLSSMVMSIDLRDADAGRRTERMPPVVNRPRDLQVLQLSRPALIEIIIEPKVERLLPVNPQVEGNPPENYERVATLATPARATVSGPRSAVETVDEVKTVPIDIDGRTESFQVRRELVVDHERVRVIEESALVRVQIEEKRRPVTLTGIPVEIVPPDTNARLRSGTVRVRGSVPISFQGEIDPSIFQAVITTRNIEPRRAYQQVVPRVVVPERYSMLRIEEVDSVEVRKTQ, via the coding sequence ATGATCAATTGGCGCGAATGGATTACCAATAACACCGGCCTCAAACTGCTGTCGCTGCTCTTGGCGGTCATGCTCTGGTTTCAGGTGGCCAGCCGCCAGATCGTGGAACGCGACATCAGCATGCCGGTGGAGTACGTCAACCTTCCCGACCACCTGGCCATCGCCAACGACCCGCCCCGCCGGGTCGACGTCAGGGTGCGTTCGCCGCGCAATTTGACGGGTGACGACCTCTCCTCGATGGTTATGAGCATCGATCTGCGCGATGCCGACGCCGGCCGGCGAACGGAGCGCATGCCGCCCGTGGTCAACAGGCCGCGGGACCTGCAGGTGCTGCAACTGAGCCGTCCCGCTCTGATCGAGATCATCATCGAGCCCAAAGTCGAACGCCTTTTGCCGGTAAACCCCCAGGTGGAGGGAAATCCGCCTGAGAACTACGAGAGGGTGGCAACTCTGGCCACACCGGCGCGGGCTACGGTGTCCGGTCCTCGCTCGGCGGTAGAAACCGTGGACGAGGTCAAGACCGTCCCCATCGATATCGACGGACGCACTGAGAGCTTCCAGGTCCGCAGGGAGCTGGTGGTGGACCACGAGCGCGTGCGCGTGATCGAAGAATCGGCCCTGGTGCGCGTGCAGATCGAAGAGAAACGCAGACCCGTCACCCTCACCGGAATTCCGGTCGAGATCGTTCCCCCGGACACCAATGCCCGCCTGCGCAGCGGAACCGTCAGGGTGAGAGGCTCGGTGCCCATCTCCTTCCAGGGTGAAATCGATCCTTCCATTTTTCAGGCCGTGATCACCACCCGGAATATCGAACCCCGGAGGGCCTACCAGCAGGTGGTTCCCCGCGTGGTGGTTCCGGAACGCTACTCCATGTTGCGCATCGAGGAAGTCGATAGCGTCGAGGTGAGAAAGACCCAATGA
- the glmM gene encoding phosphoglucosamine mutase: MNSRPILFGTDGIRARAGHPPLDGNTLSRLGAAVGTLFGGRILIGRDTRASGPWIENILCRALRSSGSRPKALGVISTPAVSYLTREDSEASAGVVISASHNPFYDNGLKIFGPDGEKLPDHRQHELEAAVGRLEEVPAGPGSAIPELQEDGQEADLSRLLTSDQPSLRRYLDFLASAAAGHSLTGLKIVLDCANGAAYRSAPRLLTEMGAEVVALGADPDGRNINSRCGALHPQAMAERVRREGAHMGAAFDGDADRIILSDETGRLLDGDYVLLMLARQMDAQGRLPKRAIVSTVMSNLGLEKALSDSGIHLLRTPVGDRFVWEAMKKGGHPLGGEQSGHIILSEMLPSGDGQLIAVKVAALLASSGRPLSKLAESMVRHPQLLLNVPVASKPEWKEIPSLSREVERVERELDSRGRVLVRYSGTEPKIRIMLEAEPGLDLEPPARRLAECFRRELGG; the protein is encoded by the coding sequence ATGAATTCCCGCCCGATTCTGTTCGGCACCGACGGCATTCGTGCGCGGGCCGGACATCCCCCCTTGGACGGCAACACCCTCTCACGCCTGGGAGCCGCTGTCGGCACCCTCTTCGGCGGACGCATTCTGATCGGACGCGACACCCGCGCCAGCGGGCCCTGGATTGAGAACATCCTGTGCCGGGCCCTGCGCTCCTCGGGAAGCCGGCCCAAGGCCCTGGGAGTGATCAGCACTCCCGCCGTCTCCTACTTGACCCGAGAGGACTCGGAAGCCTCGGCGGGAGTCGTCATTTCCGCCTCCCACAACCCCTTCTACGACAACGGACTCAAGATCTTCGGACCCGACGGCGAAAAGCTGCCCGACCACCGTCAACATGAGTTGGAAGCCGCCGTGGGGCGGCTGGAGGAGGTACCCGCCGGGCCCGGCTCGGCCATTCCGGAGCTGCAAGAGGACGGGCAGGAAGCCGATCTGAGCCGCCTGCTGACCTCCGACCAGCCCTCTCTGCGGCGCTACCTCGATTTTCTGGCCTCGGCCGCCGCCGGACACTCCTTGACAGGCCTCAAGATCGTCCTCGACTGTGCCAACGGCGCCGCCTATCGCAGCGCCCCCCGGCTGCTGACCGAGATGGGAGCCGAGGTGGTGGCGCTGGGAGCCGATCCCGACGGGCGCAACATCAACAGCCGTTGCGGGGCGCTCCATCCCCAGGCCATGGCAGAGCGCGTCAGGCGGGAGGGCGCTCACATGGGCGCCGCTTTCGACGGCGATGCCGACCGCATCATCCTCAGCGACGAGACAGGCCGGCTGCTTGACGGCGACTACGTGCTGCTCATGCTGGCCCGCCAGATGGACGCTCAAGGACGCCTGCCCAAGCGCGCCATCGTCAGCACCGTCATGTCCAATCTGGGACTGGAAAAGGCCCTCTCCGACAGCGGAATCCATCTGCTGCGCACCCCGGTGGGCGACCGCTTCGTGTGGGAGGCCATGAAGAAGGGGGGGCACCCCTTGGGCGGCGAGCAGTCGGGCCACATCATCCTCAGCGAAATGCTACCCTCCGGAGACGGCCAGTTGATCGCCGTCAAGGTGGCGGCACTTTTGGCCTCCAGCGGCCGGCCCCTGTCGAAACTGGCCGAGTCGATGGTGCGCCACCCGCAGTTGCTGCTCAACGTGCCGGTGGCTTCCAAGCCGGAGTGGAAGGAGATCCCTTCACTCTCCAGGGAGGTCGAGCGGGTGGAGCGCGAACTGGACTCCCGCGGACGCGTGCTGGTGCGCTATTCGGGAACCGAGCCCAAGATCCGCATCATGCTGGAAGCAGAGCCAGGACTCGATTTGGAGCCGCCGGCCCGCCGCTTGGCCGAGTGCTTCCGCCGTGAATTGGGAGGATGA
- the rfaE2 gene encoding D-glycero-beta-D-manno-heptose 1-phosphate adenylyltransferase → MPALEDKIKSRQEMLEVRDRLRRKGLRLVFTNGCFDLLHPGHVRYLEQARACGDALLVALNSDASVRRLKGPSRPVQDEQARALVMAALASVDYVTHFQEDTPARIIDELVPDVLVKGGDWPVEQIVGRKTVEEAGGRVLSIAFQTGHSTSGIIERIQHGSGNP, encoded by the coding sequence GTGCCCGCTCTGGAGGATAAGATCAAATCCCGTCAGGAAATGCTGGAGGTGCGCGATCGACTGCGCCGCAAGGGCCTCCGTCTGGTCTTCACCAACGGTTGCTTCGACCTTCTCCATCCCGGCCATGTGCGCTATCTGGAACAGGCTCGCGCCTGCGGGGACGCTTTGCTGGTGGCCCTCAACTCCGACGCCTCGGTGCGCCGTCTCAAAGGGCCCTCGCGTCCCGTCCAGGACGAGCAGGCCAGAGCCCTGGTGATGGCCGCCTTGGCCTCGGTCGACTACGTGACCCATTTTCAGGAAGACACGCCCGCCCGCATCATCGACGAGTTGGTTCCCGACGTGCTTGTCAAGGGCGGCGACTGGCCCGTCGAGCAGATCGTGGGACGGAAGACCGTAGAAGAGGCCGGCGGACGAGTCCTCTCCATCGCCTTCCAGACGGGCCACTCCACGTCCGGAATCATTGAACGGATTCAACATGGCTCAGGAAACCCCTAA